The following coding sequences are from one Parabacteroides pacaensis window:
- a CDS encoding tetratricopeptide repeat protein, with translation MKRLFVLLVANLLVWNSFAQNADPNQLIKEGDEALTAKNYPVAFEKYNAYLTQSGKNDTVRIYNCAVCADKADKFADAAKYFEKSIKNNYKTEDAYVGLAKAYSDMKKGPELIATAKEGMEKFPENINLQKLVYVYCMKNGQALQKANKIKEAEDTFEQGLIIKDKKMKTNVLYSLGVLYYNAGAKTLQAATPLATSDPDKYAKEKTEAMNDFKKASEYLNEVTTIAPDNANAKKLLDAVKAAMK, from the coding sequence ATGAAAAGACTTTTTGTATTATTGGTTGCTAACCTATTGGTTTGGAACTCATTCGCACAAAATGCCGACCCCAATCAATTGATAAAAGAGGGCGACGAAGCTTTAACTGCAAAAAATTATCCGGTTGCTTTTGAAAAGTACAATGCGTATTTAACTCAAAGCGGCAAAAATGACACAGTTAGAATTTATAACTGTGCGGTATGTGCTGACAAAGCCGACAAATTTGCTGATGCTGCTAAGTACTTTGAAAAAAGTATTAAAAACAATTACAAAACCGAAGATGCTTATGTTGGTCTTGCCAAAGCATATTCCGACATGAAAAAAGGACCGGAACTTATTGCTACGGCTAAAGAAGGAATGGAAAAATTTCCCGAAAACATCAATCTGCAAAAATTGGTATATGTATATTGCATGAAAAACGGCCAGGCATTACAAAAGGCAAATAAAATAAAAGAAGCTGAAGATACTTTTGAACAAGGTCTCATTATTAAAGACAAGAAAATGAAGACCAATGTTCTTTATAGCTTAGGTGTGTTATATTATAATGCCGGTGCAAAAACCTTACAGGCTGCTACTCCGCTTGCAACTTCCGACCCGGATAAATATGCCAAAGAGAAAACCGAAGCAATGAATGACTTCAAAAAAGCTTCCGAATACTTAAATGAAGTTACTACAATTGCTCCGGATAATGCCAATGCAAAAAAATTACTAGATGCTGTAAAGGCTGCCATGAAGTAA
- the hemW gene encoding radical SAM family heme chaperone HemW: MAGIYLHIPFCAKRCLYCDFFSNTQMSYKEEYIEALLEELELRCSYIGNEGIETIYFGGGTPSQLRPDDFKRIFDTIYRLYNVTDCKEITLEANPDDLTAEYVSSLRTLPFNRISIGIQSFREEDLRFLNRRHTALQAMEAVKRCQDNGFCNVSIDLMYGLPHQTLEEWEKNLDKAISLNVQHISAYHLIYEEGTSLYKLKEAGKIKPVPEEVSVAMFSLLMDKLKGVGFVHYEISNFGKAGFFSLHNSSYWMGKKYGGFGVSAHSFNGQTRQWNVSSLFSYIKGMKTKHPDIEEEFLAEHTKYNEFIITGLRTMWGIDLNIIKEQFGEFYYNYCLHQARRPIERGLLKRENTTLKLTREGIFISDGIMSDLLYI; encoded by the coding sequence ATGGCAGGTATTTATTTACATATTCCTTTTTGTGCGAAGCGATGTCTTTATTGTGATTTCTTTTCTAATACGCAAATGTCGTATAAGGAAGAGTACATAGAAGCTTTATTGGAAGAATTAGAATTGCGTTGCTCTTATATAGGGAATGAGGGGATAGAAACCATTTATTTCGGAGGCGGAACTCCTTCGCAATTACGACCGGATGATTTCAAACGTATTTTTGATACGATCTACCGTTTATATAATGTCACCGATTGCAAAGAAATTACCTTGGAAGCTAATCCCGATGACTTAACGGCAGAATATGTCAGTTCATTACGTACTTTACCGTTTAACCGGATCAGTATAGGAATACAAAGCTTTAGAGAGGAAGATTTGCGCTTTTTAAACCGTCGGCATACAGCTCTTCAAGCCATGGAAGCTGTGAAAAGATGCCAAGATAACGGATTTTGTAATGTTAGTATCGACTTAATGTACGGTTTGCCACATCAAACATTGGAAGAATGGGAAAAGAATCTGGATAAGGCTATTTCTTTAAATGTTCAGCATATTTCTGCTTATCATTTAATATATGAGGAAGGAACCTCCCTCTATAAATTGAAAGAAGCCGGTAAAATAAAACCGGTACCGGAAGAAGTGAGTGTAGCTATGTTTTCTTTATTAATGGATAAACTGAAAGGGGTTGGCTTCGTCCATTACGAAATATCCAATTTTGGTAAAGCCGGCTTTTTTTCGTTGCATAACAGTTCTTACTGGATGGGGAAAAAATATGGAGGATTCGGGGTTTCTGCCCACTCGTTTAATGGACAGACGAGACAATGGAATGTATCTTCTTTATTTTCCTATATAAAAGGAATGAAAACAAAGCATCCTGATATAGAAGAGGAATTTTTAGCCGAACATACAAAATACAATGAATTTATTATTACGGGCCTACGTACTATGTGGGGAATCGATCTGAATATTATAAAGGAACAATTCGGTGAATTTTATTACAATTATTGTCTTCATCAAGCCCGGCGTCCTATAGAAAGAGGCTTATTAAAAAGGGAAAACACAACTTTAAAACTAACACGGGAAGGAATTTTTATTTCAGATGGAATAATGAGTGATTTATTATATATCTAA
- a CDS encoding glycoside hydrolase family 97 protein, with product MKKFLAALVVVFITSSLSGQDLMVTGPDRNLKVIVSLKRGKPMYRVTYKEKIMLEESPLGFVSNIGDFSAGMTYVSHKENLIDKTYTQDRIKKSRIRYQANELTCTFANADHKKIEVVFRVSNHDIAFRYVIPKEGETGSCVIIREVTGFDFPSYTTTFLTPQSDAMIGWKRTKPSYEEEYKADAPLGEPSQYGHGYTFPCLFRIGNDGWVLVSETGVGSNYCASRLNDATDQGLYTLAFPMPEENNGNGTASPGLALPGSTPWRTLTVGETLKPIVETTIPWDVVEPLYETEHAYRFGRGTWSWILWQDNSINYDDQVKYIDLAAAMGYEYVLIDNWWDTRIGRERMKSLIEYARSKKVDVFLWYSSSGYWNDIEQGPVSRMDNPVIRKKEMKWLHTLGVKGIKVDFFGGDKQETMRLYEAILSDADDNGLMVIFHGCTLPRGWERMYPNYVGSEAVLASENLIFNQHFDDNEAFNACLHPFIRNTVGCMEFGGTLLNKRHNRTNDSGTVRKTTDIFQLATAVLFQNPIQNFALAPNNLTDVPAFEIDFMKEIPTTWDEIYFIDGYPGKYCVLGRRHDNRWYVVGINAEKKPLELKVKLPMFAGKEAVMYDDDKKGVPRMKNITVPENGEVRLVIQPQGGVIYKDLFTK from the coding sequence ATGAAAAAGTTTTTAGCTGCTTTGGTTGTTGTATTTATTACATCTTCTCTTTCCGGACAAGATTTAATGGTTACCGGACCCGATAGAAACCTGAAAGTTATTGTTTCTTTAAAACGAGGAAAACCTATGTACCGGGTAACGTATAAAGAAAAAATAATGCTGGAAGAATCGCCTTTGGGTTTTGTTTCGAATATAGGCGATTTTAGTGCCGGCATGACTTATGTATCGCATAAAGAAAACTTGATAGACAAAACCTATACTCAGGACCGGATCAAGAAATCACGGATTCGTTATCAAGCCAATGAATTGACTTGTACGTTTGCCAATGCAGATCACAAGAAAATAGAGGTAGTGTTCCGTGTAAGCAACCATGATATTGCTTTTCGGTACGTAATACCTAAAGAAGGGGAAACCGGAAGTTGTGTGATCATCCGGGAAGTTACGGGTTTCGACTTTCCTTCTTATACGACCACCTTTCTTACTCCGCAAAGTGATGCCATGATCGGCTGGAAACGTACCAAGCCAAGTTATGAGGAAGAATATAAAGCCGACGCACCTCTTGGTGAACCTTCACAGTACGGGCATGGGTATACGTTTCCCTGCTTGTTCCGTATCGGTAACGACGGATGGGTGTTGGTTAGCGAGACGGGAGTTGGCAGCAACTATTGTGCTTCCCGCCTGAATGATGCCACAGATCAAGGTTTATATACACTTGCTTTTCCTATGCCGGAAGAAAATAACGGAAACGGAACGGCATCGCCCGGTTTGGCATTACCCGGTTCCACTCCCTGGCGTACCCTTACCGTGGGTGAAACGTTGAAACCTATTGTTGAAACGACTATCCCTTGGGACGTAGTGGAGCCTTTATATGAAACAGAACATGCTTATCGCTTTGGACGTGGGACTTGGAGTTGGATTCTTTGGCAAGACAACAGCATTAATTATGATGACCAGGTGAAATACATAGATCTGGCCGCTGCTATGGGCTATGAATATGTGTTGATAGATAACTGGTGGGATACCCGTATCGGCCGGGAACGTATGAAATCGCTTATAGAATATGCCCGTAGTAAAAAGGTAGATGTATTCCTTTGGTATAGTTCCAGCGGTTATTGGAACGATATCGAGCAGGGGCCCGTTAGCCGGATGGATAACCCGGTTATCCGTAAAAAGGAAATGAAATGGCTGCATACCTTGGGGGTAAAAGGCATCAAAGTAGACTTCTTCGGAGGCGATAAGCAAGAAACTATGCGTCTCTATGAAGCTATCTTAAGTGATGCGGACGATAATGGCCTGATGGTTATTTTCCACGGTTGTACATTGCCGCGCGGCTGGGAACGTATGTACCCTAATTATGTAGGCAGTGAGGCGGTGTTGGCATCCGAGAATTTAATCTTTAACCAACATTTCGATGATAATGAAGCATTCAATGCTTGTTTGCATCCCTTTATCAGGAATACGGTAGGATGTATGGAATTCGGAGGAACTTTGCTGAACAAACGGCATAACCGTACGAATGATAGCGGAACGGTACGGAAAACTACAGATATATTTCAATTGGCTACTGCTGTCCTTTTCCAGAACCCTATCCAAAACTTTGCACTGGCTCCTAATAATTTGACGGATGTGCCGGCTTTTGAAATCGACTTTATGAAGGAAATTCCCACTACATGGGATGAAATTTATTTTATAGACGGTTATCCCGGTAAATATTGCGTATTAGGCCGCCGGCATGACAACCGATGGTATGTTGTCGGTATAAATGCCGAAAAGAAGCCTTTGGAATTAAAAGTAAAGCTCCCTATGTTTGCCGGAAAAGAAGCTGTGATGTATGATGATGATAAAAAAGGAGTACCTCGTATGAAGAACATAACCGTACCGGAAAATGGGGAAGTACGGCTTGTTATCCAGCCGCAAGGAGGAGTGATATATAAAGATCTGTTCACTAAATAG
- a CDS encoding elongation factor G encodes MKVYQSNEIKNISILGSSGSGKTTLAEAMLYEGGIIKRRGSVDAKNTVSDYFPVEKEYGYSVFSTVFSVEWMGRKLNFIDCPGSDDFVGGAVSALNVTDTALMVLNAQYGVEVGTINQLRYTEKFQKPVIFIVNQLDLEKADYEATIASLKELYSNKVVPIQYPISCGPSFNAVIDVLKMKMYKWKPEGGIPEVLEIPAEEMDKALEMNQALIEAAAENDENLMEKFFDQGSLTEDEMREGIRKGLIARDMFPVFCVCAERDMCVRRTMEFLGNVVPFVDEMPKAITVSGEEVAPDPNGPTSLFFFKTTVEPHIGEVSYFKVMSGKIKEGDDLLNADRGSKERIAQIFSVAGQTRNKVDEMVAGDIGATVKLKDVRTGNTLNGKGCDYRFDFIKYPDPKFRRAIKAKNEADAEKLSEILTRMKEEDPTWIVEQSKELKQLIVSGQGEFHLRTLKWRIENNDKLPIEFEECKIPYRETITKAARADYRHKKQSGGAGQFGEVHLIVEPYYEGMPAPDTYKFNGQEYRMNVRDTQVIDLEWGGKVIFVNCIVGGAIDARFLPAILKGIMARMEQGPLTGSYARDVRICVYDGKMHPVDSNEISFMLAGRNAFSEAFKNAGPKILEPIYDVEVSVPADKLGDVMSDLQGRRALIMGMNSEKGYEKLQAKVPLKEMSTYSTSLSSITGGRASFTMKFANYELVPSDVQDKLLKAYEATQTDE; translated from the coding sequence ATGAAAGTATACCAATCAAATGAAATCAAGAACATCTCAATCCTGGGAAGTTCTGGCTCTGGGAAAACCACTCTCGCCGAAGCAATGCTTTACGAGGGTGGTATCATAAAACGTCGCGGTTCTGTAGATGCAAAAAATACGGTAAGCGATTATTTTCCGGTTGAGAAAGAGTATGGTTACTCGGTATTCTCGACCGTTTTCAGTGTAGAATGGATGGGACGTAAATTAAATTTTATTGACTGTCCGGGTTCCGATGACTTCGTTGGCGGTGCAGTTTCCGCCTTGAATGTTACTGATACGGCATTGATGGTATTAAATGCTCAATACGGAGTAGAAGTAGGTACTATCAACCAATTGCGTTACACCGAAAAATTCCAAAAACCTGTCATTTTCATTGTTAACCAGCTTGATCTTGAAAAAGCTGATTATGAAGCTACGATTGCCAGCTTGAAAGAATTATACAGCAACAAAGTAGTACCTATCCAATATCCTATTTCCTGTGGTCCTTCTTTCAATGCGGTAATAGACGTGTTGAAAATGAAGATGTATAAATGGAAACCGGAAGGCGGTATTCCCGAAGTATTGGAAATCCCTGCCGAAGAAATGGACAAAGCTCTGGAAATGAACCAAGCTTTAATTGAAGCTGCTGCCGAAAACGACGAAAACCTCATGGAAAAGTTCTTTGATCAAGGCAGCCTTACTGAGGATGAAATGCGCGAAGGTATCCGTAAAGGATTGATCGCACGAGATATGTTCCCCGTTTTCTGTGTTTGTGCAGAGCGGGATATGTGCGTACGCCGCACCATGGAATTTTTAGGAAATGTAGTTCCTTTCGTAGACGAAATGCCAAAAGCAATTACTGTTTCCGGCGAAGAAGTAGCTCCCGATCCGAATGGTCCTACCAGCCTGTTTTTCTTTAAAACAACCGTAGAGCCTCATATCGGAGAAGTTTCTTATTTTAAAGTTATGTCAGGCAAAATAAAAGAAGGTGATGATCTTTTGAATGCAGACAGAGGTTCGAAAGAACGTATTGCACAAATATTTTCCGTTGCCGGCCAAACCCGTAATAAAGTAGATGAAATGGTAGCCGGCGATATAGGTGCTACCGTTAAATTAAAAGATGTACGTACCGGAAACACATTAAATGGAAAAGGTTGCGACTATCGTTTTGACTTCATCAAATATCCGGATCCTAAATTCCGGCGTGCCATTAAAGCAAAGAATGAAGCGGATGCCGAAAAGTTGAGCGAAATTCTTACGCGCATGAAAGAAGAAGACCCGACATGGATTGTGGAACAAAGCAAAGAATTAAAACAACTTATCGTTTCCGGACAAGGGGAATTCCATCTCCGTACATTGAAATGGAGAATTGAAAACAATGACAAACTTCCTATCGAATTCGAAGAATGTAAGATTCCTTACCGTGAAACTATCACAAAAGCTGCGCGGGCGGATTATCGCCACAAGAAACAATCCGGTGGTGCCGGCCAATTCGGTGAAGTACATTTGATTGTAGAACCTTATTATGAAGGAATGCCTGCACCCGATACTTATAAATTTAACGGCCAAGAATACCGCATGAATGTCCGCGACACTCAAGTAATCGATTTAGAATGGGGTGGAAAAGTGATATTCGTCAACTGCATTGTAGGGGGAGCCATCGATGCCCGATTCTTACCGGCTATCTTAAAAGGCATCATGGCACGTATGGAACAAGGCCCGTTGACAGGTTCGTATGCCCGTGACGTACGTATCTGTGTGTACGATGGTAAAATGCACCCGGTAGACAGTAACGAAATCTCTTTCATGCTTGCCGGACGTAATGCATTTAGTGAAGCTTTTAAAAATGCAGGTCCCAAGATTTTGGAACCGATTTATGATGTGGAAGTTTCCGTACCAGCCGATAAGTTAGGTGACGTAATGAGTGACTTGCAAGGACGTCGCGCCTTAATTATGGGGATGAATAGTGAAAAGGGATATGAAAAGTTGCAAGCGAAAGTACCCTTGAAAGAAATGTCTACTTATTCCACCTCTTTAAGCTCCATTACCGGAGGACGTGCTTCGTTTACGATGAAGTTTGCCAATTACGAACTAGTGCCTTCCGATGTTCAAGACAAACTCTTAAAAGCTTATGAAGCTACACAAACAGACGAATAA
- a CDS encoding glycosyltransferase family protein, translating into MRILFIIQGEGRGHLTQALTLENILSEEGHEIVSVLVGKSPVRQLPDFFKKKMKAPIDTFESPNFLPSAKNKQPNLLKSIGYNILRLHTYASSIRFIHQKIKETKADVVVNFYELLTGLTYLFCRPQAIMVCIAHQYLFLHPDFTFPKLNKVELASLKFFTQVTSIGAYKRLALSFRKMRDLPSEGLVVIPPLLRKEVLEIEPTEGNYLHGYMVNYGFAEEIQNWHLAHSQIHLHFFWDKKDTPAQTQIDSTLTFHQLDDTSFLQYMAGAKAYATTAGFESVCEALYLAKPILMIPSHIEQICNAYDAMQIGAGATNENFNLDILLELSKNHTPNLLFRNWVKQARWIILREFRPDLLLEERPTPLVQKIATRWVVKLGHKFLF; encoded by the coding sequence ATGAGAATCTTGTTTATAATTCAAGGAGAAGGAAGAGGACATTTAACTCAGGCCCTCACACTGGAAAATATACTTTCCGAGGAAGGGCATGAAATCGTAAGCGTGTTAGTAGGAAAAAGTCCCGTACGGCAACTACCGGATTTCTTTAAGAAAAAAATGAAAGCTCCTATCGATACATTTGAAAGTCCGAATTTTTTACCTTCTGCCAAAAATAAACAGCCGAATCTTTTAAAAAGCATTGGATACAACATTTTACGTCTGCATACTTATGCATCCAGCATTCGTTTTATCCATCAAAAGATTAAAGAGACCAAGGCGGATGTAGTGGTAAATTTTTATGAACTGCTCACGGGTCTTACTTATTTATTTTGTCGTCCGCAAGCTATTATGGTATGTATTGCACATCAATACCTTTTTCTACATCCGGATTTTACTTTTCCAAAACTTAATAAGGTGGAACTCGCTTCCTTGAAGTTTTTTACTCAGGTGACTTCCATCGGAGCCTATAAACGGCTCGCCCTCTCTTTCCGTAAAATGAGAGATCTTCCGTCAGAAGGATTAGTTGTGATTCCTCCTTTACTACGGAAAGAAGTATTAGAAATAGAGCCTACGGAAGGAAATTATTTGCACGGATATATGGTAAACTACGGTTTTGCAGAAGAAATACAAAATTGGCATCTGGCCCATTCCCAAATCCACTTACATTTCTTCTGGGATAAAAAAGATACACCGGCTCAAACGCAAATAGACTCCACCCTTACTTTTCACCAACTAGACGATACTTCATTTTTACAGTATATGGCAGGAGCAAAAGCCTATGCAACAACTGCCGGATTCGAATCGGTATGCGAGGCTCTTTATCTCGCTAAACCTATCTTAATGATTCCTTCCCACATCGAACAAATTTGTAATGCCTATGATGCTATGCAAATAGGAGCCGGCGCAACCAATGAAAACTTCAATTTGGATATTTTACTGGAATTATCAAAAAATCATACGCCGAACCTCCTATTTCGAAATTGGGTAAAACAGGCCAGATGGATCATTCTTCGCGAATTCAGACCGGATTTACTTCTAGAAGAACGTCCTACCCCCCTGGTTCAGAAAATAGCAACCCGTTGGGTAGTAAAACTAGGACATAAATTTTTATTTTAG
- a CDS encoding ATP-binding protein, with amino-acid sequence MNNYFTTNHWLLNNYTIEKGYLRLNKKWLVLAFLLGILSFTSTVQSSAQKVHDYVLIINSYTESTPWSRIFTTPVYKRLIIDEDDTSAYTEHMDVMLMKSESDVENFTSELIHKYTQKPPLLIVLLGNSAYVLLKDSLEKHFGKDIPILVCVEKDYIAPREYYLSKQPCPPDERQNLSDMTIMHKNLTIMYVPEYISETITLMKKCIPDMKELLFLSDKRYISAQNQNSLRKIMQNNFPDIQLKLLTAGDMQTDELIDILQNADAHTGVLYYSWILVQQRGQHSMLSSDTYRMLSAYTNRPIFTLNDMDVVENGMMGGYYYPSSAISSTLFRTIDELLKGKIHDKIITPEKPYPVLNYLLLEKNNIPPTAYPANTILYMKPPTFWEQYSKYVYAGSILFAFLLLVFIFRIKSLNKKRLYQEKELKLLSSYSRLVNNMPIVYLKQRILMDDAGKPIDYIILEVNPEFEKLLCPKEKILQKKGSEIHDQQLTEYLEMCNLVLLQNKKINMQYYFKSTDHYFNVITVSDSTPECINIFMVDITELLKTQQLLRSVNQKLSISLDVANVIPWKWDLVNETIICDVNKAIDATFSGLFNENQLSVPSPQYFAKIHKEDREKVKKAYQLLIDGKIDKVQEEYRIYSPEKGLHSFEWVEARATIDARDEAGHPLSLIGSSLIITERKKIEKELIEAKNKAEESNRLKSAFLANMSHEIRTPLNAIIGFSNILATTDEKEEKKEYISIIENNNTLLLQLISDILDLSKIEAGTLEFIYTNVDLNALLREVEHSMQPRAAENVKIIFEQPQEDCFVSTSKSRLIQVITNLMTNAIKFTQEGSIRFGYTRVNEKMLRFYVSDTGCGIPAEQQKKIFDRFVKLNAFAQGTGLGLSICQMIIDYVEGEMGVESEVGKGTTFWFTFPCTPVILPPKETPVYEKKKIEKDKLCVLIAEDNESNYKLFSSILKRDYTIIHAWNGKEAVELFKQYEPHIILMDINMPEMNGYEATQEIRKISSDIPIIAVTAYAFASDEQQIMISGFDAYTSKPLNAPALKQQMVELLKKRLFLV; translated from the coding sequence ATGAACAATTATTTTACTACTAACCATTGGCTCCTAAATAACTATACTATAGAGAAGGGATATTTACGGCTTAATAAAAAATGGTTAGTTTTAGCCTTTTTACTAGGCATCCTGTCATTTACATCTACTGTTCAGTCATCTGCCCAAAAAGTACATGATTATGTTCTTATTATTAACTCTTACACAGAATCAACTCCCTGGAGCCGTATTTTTACCACTCCGGTTTATAAACGATTAATTATAGATGAAGATGATACCAGCGCCTATACGGAACACATGGACGTAATGCTAATGAAATCAGAATCAGATGTGGAAAATTTCACGTCAGAATTAATTCATAAGTATACACAAAAGCCCCCGCTACTTATTGTCTTGTTAGGAAATAGTGCATATGTTTTATTAAAAGACTCGCTAGAAAAACATTTCGGAAAAGATATTCCTATTCTAGTGTGTGTGGAAAAAGATTATATTGCTCCTCGCGAATATTATTTATCCAAGCAACCTTGCCCCCCTGACGAACGTCAAAATTTGTCTGATATGACTATAATGCATAAGAATCTTACGATTATGTATGTACCTGAATACATCTCGGAAACGATTACATTAATGAAAAAGTGTATTCCTGACATGAAGGAATTACTTTTTCTTTCGGACAAACGTTACATCAGCGCCCAGAATCAAAACTCCCTGCGGAAAATTATGCAAAATAATTTCCCGGACATTCAGCTAAAACTATTGACAGCCGGAGATATGCAAACCGATGAACTAATAGATATTTTACAAAATGCAGATGCACATACAGGAGTTCTGTATTATTCATGGATATTAGTACAACAACGCGGCCAACATTCTATGCTAAGTTCCGATACCTACCGTATGTTAAGTGCTTATACCAACCGGCCTATTTTTACTTTAAACGACATGGATGTAGTAGAGAACGGCATGATGGGAGGATATTATTATCCGTCTTCAGCTATTTCCAGTACTTTATTCCGTACCATCGACGAATTGCTGAAAGGAAAAATACACGATAAAATCATCACCCCGGAAAAACCTTATCCTGTATTAAACTACTTGCTTCTGGAAAAAAATAACATTCCGCCCACCGCTTACCCGGCTAATACGATCCTCTATATGAAGCCTCCTACTTTTTGGGAACAATATAGTAAATATGTATACGCAGGAAGTATCCTTTTTGCCTTTCTCCTATTAGTATTTATTTTTAGGATCAAATCTTTAAACAAGAAACGTTTGTATCAAGAAAAAGAACTCAAATTATTGAGTAGCTATAGCCGGCTAGTCAATAATATGCCGATTGTATATCTCAAACAACGCATTTTAATGGATGATGCCGGTAAACCGATCGATTATATCATTCTGGAAGTAAATCCTGAGTTTGAAAAATTACTATGTCCTAAAGAAAAAATACTTCAAAAGAAAGGTTCGGAAATTCACGATCAGCAGCTTACGGAATATCTGGAAATGTGTAATCTCGTTTTGTTGCAAAACAAAAAGATTAACATGCAATATTACTTTAAATCGACAGATCATTATTTTAATGTAATAACCGTTTCCGACAGCACACCTGAATGCATAAATATTTTTATGGTGGATATTACTGAACTTTTGAAGACACAGCAATTGCTCCGGAGCGTGAATCAAAAACTATCCATCTCGTTAGATGTGGCGAATGTAATTCCATGGAAGTGGGATTTAGTAAATGAAACGATCATATGCGATGTAAATAAAGCGATAGATGCAACTTTTTCCGGATTATTTAATGAAAATCAATTATCAGTGCCTTCTCCTCAATACTTTGCTAAAATACATAAAGAAGACCGGGAAAAAGTCAAAAAAGCCTATCAATTGCTTATAGACGGCAAGATAGATAAAGTACAGGAAGAATATCGGATTTATAGCCCGGAAAAAGGACTGCATAGTTTTGAATGGGTAGAGGCACGTGCTACAATAGACGCAAGAGATGAAGCTGGGCATCCTCTTAGCCTGATAGGTTCTTCTTTAATTATTACGGAACGGAAAAAGATAGAAAAAGAACTGATAGAAGCAAAAAATAAAGCAGAAGAATCCAATCGGTTAAAATCGGCATTCCTAGCCAATATGAGTCACGAAATACGCACTCCTTTGAATGCAATTATTGGTTTTTCTAATATTTTAGCTACTACGGACGAAAAAGAAGAAAAAAAGGAATATATAAGTATTATCGAAAATAATAACACGCTATTATTACAATTGATAAGCGACATTTTAGATTTATCCAAGATTGAAGCCGGGACACTTGAATTTATTTATACCAACGTAGATCTTAATGCGTTGCTTCGGGAAGTGGAACATTCCATGCAGCCCAGAGCGGCTGAAAATGTAAAGATTATATTCGAGCAACCCCAAGAAGATTGTTTTGTTTCTACCTCTAAAAGCCGGTTGATACAAGTTATTACCAATTTAATGACGAATGCTATTAAGTTTACACAAGAAGGAAGTATTCGTTTCGGATACACCCGGGTAAATGAAAAAATGTTACGATTCTATGTGTCGGATACAGGATGCGGTATTCCTGCAGAACAGCAGAAAAAGATCTTTGACAGATTTGTCAAGCTCAATGCTTTCGCACAGGGGACCGGCCTAGGTCTTTCCATTTGCCAAATGATTATCGATTACGTGGAAGGTGAAATGGGGGTGGAGTCGGAAGTTGGAAAAGGTACTACCTTCTGGTTTACTTTTCCTTGTACTCCGGTGATTTTGCCTCCGAAAGAAACGCCTGTTTACGAAAAGAAAAAAATAGAAAAAGATAAACTTTGCGTTCTCATTGCAGAAGATAATGAAAGCAATTATAAACTTTTCAGTTCTATTTTAAAACGGGATTATACGATTATTCATGCATGGAACGGTAAAGAAGCGGTTGAACTGTTTAAGCAGTATGAACCTCATATTATTTTGATGGATATTAATATGCCGGAGATGAATGGGTATGAAGCTACACAGGAAATACGGAAAATTTCTTCGGATATTCCTATTATTGCTGTCACGGCTTATGCTTTTGCCTCAGATGAGCAACAAATTATGATAAGCGGTTTTGACGCTTATACTTCCAAACCTCTGAATGCACCTGCCCTAAAACAACAAATGGTAGAGTTATTAAAGAAAAGATTGTTTTTAGTTTAA